The sequence GGATTGTTGCCCTACTCATCTTTCAGGGGTCACAGGAACGGGAGAGCCTTTGTCTAAGGTGGGGGTCCCCAAGCCTCTGACAGATGTCCTGGGTGAGGAGCAGTGGGAGCACCACCCTGGCTCTCAGCCCTCCTTGTTGCAGAGCAATCGAGACTGGACTCAGCTCACCCTCACTTCCAACTCGGGAGGGCTTGGGAAGGCGAGGACCCAGGTGAGCAGAGTCCCAGGACTGGTCAGTTGTCAAAGTGAGGACTCTTACTGAGGAATGAGGGGAGCACACACCCCAGAACAGAGCAAGCTCCACAAGATCCACCTCTGTGGCGAGGCCCAGGGAGGCCCAAGGCTGAGCTGGCAGGTGgaggagccccccaccccccctcacTCTTTTCTGTCTGGATGGCCTCAGAGAGGTGGGGGTCTTGGTCTAGAAGGGGAAGCCCCTGTTAGGTAGAGGGAGGACACCTGAGCCCTAAGGGAGGTACAGGGGAAGAAGGAGCCTGGGTGATATGTGGGGACCCCCATGAGCAGAGAGGCCCCACAGAACAACTCTCAAGTTGTAAGTCGAGGGAGGCCCTGAGCTGAGCTATCACGTTCAGGAGTCTCTACCCTTTCCCTGGGTGGTCTCTAaaggagggggggggggcggtttcTTAGTCTAGTTGGGAGCACCCCAGTTCTGTAGACAGGGCAGACCGAGGAGAAACGGGCTCCAGAAGAGAACACTGAGTGTTAATGAGGGCACCAGGTCACAAGAGGGCGCTGTGCAAAATCCGGCCCCTGCTGTCAGTCCTGGGAGACCCCGTACCCTCCAAACCGGATGCAGCCTCCCCTGCTTCTACTTCGGAGGTTCTAGAAGGCGAAGGTGTTTGTGTGAGGGCTGCAGCCTCGCGTCGGCGGAGGGTGGACTTCCAGGACTGATCAGGTGTCAAGGTGAGGACCCGGAGTGTGTGGAGggatcacccccccccccccccgcaaagGGGCCCCGCGACGTCCCGCCCCTGTTGCGGGCCTCGGGAGTCCCCGGCGAGGTCGCTGGCAAACCGCCTCCTGTCTGGCCGCTGCAGGGAGAGGTGGGCCTTGCAAGAGTTGCCGGGATTCTGCAGAGGAAGGAGCCCTGGGCCCTAACTGGGTCCGGGAGAGGATCCTGAGTTCTCATTTGGGGACTTTTCTCCGAAGGAGGGGGCGGCCCCGAGCCCCGCCCCCACGGCTAGGCGTGTGAGCCGCCAGACAGTGGTAGTTAAGCATGGCTTCCCGACCAATTCCTCTGGTGGAGCGGAAGGAGGTGCGGGCCTTATTCTGAACCTGGCAGACGCCGGTCAGCAGGGTGGGGAATTCTCACTCCTACCCGGAGTCAAGATCAGAACAAAACCCCGAGTAAGGGCTGAGGGGCCCACCTATTGGGGAACTCTGGGTTCCCAGAGCCTTGCCCTTGTGGTCGGCCCTCATAGGCCCCAAAATAGCCCCTAGCTGGAAGCGTAACCCATCCTGACTTCCAGCTCTGAGGTTCCAGAATGCGAGAACCTAGGTCTGAGGAGCGACAACTAGCCAGCCTGGGATGGGGTCCCGGGATTGATAGGGTGTCAGGAGGACATGCTGAGTGAGGAAATCGGAATGGGTCAAGCACCCCACAATAGAGAGGGCCACTCTGGGCCTCACCCCTGCTTTAGTGCTGGGAGACCCTGGGCACAGCGGAAGGGGGTCCGGTGGCCCCCGGCTTCAGCCTGGCTGGTCTCAGGGAGAGGAGAGTCACCCGTTCAGGGGCCTACTTCAAGCTCACGCCCTGTCGTCCTCCCTCCTCCAGGGCCTGCCTCACCTGCCCTCCTTCCCCGCACCTGCTGCTGACCCTGACCAGAGCCACCATGCCACGTGGTCAGAAGAGTAAGCTCCGCGCGCGGGAGAAATGCCGCCAGGCCCAAGAGGAGACCCAGAGCCTCCAGGGTGCTCAGGTCACTGCGATGTTGGGAGAGGAGGCCCTGTCCTCCTCTCTTGTTCCTGGGGACTCCCCCAAGAGCTCCCCTGCTGCTGGCCCCTCCCAGGAGTCGTGGAGCACCCCATCCTCCCCGATGCCTACTGCAGCCGTCTGCAGGCCAAGATCTGAGAAGGAGGCCAAGGGCCCCAAGGAGGAGCGCCCGGGCTGCTCCAGGGCCCCGGCCTCCACCGACCGCTCCCACCGCGACCCGCTCACCAGGAAGGCTTTCCTGCTGCTGCAGTTCCTGCTGCACAAGTACAAGACCAAGCAGCCCATCCTCAAGGCCGAGATGCTGAAGATCATCAGCAGGAAGTACAAGGAGCAGTTCCCCGAGATCCTCAAGAGGAGCTGCAAGCACCTTGAGCTGGTCTTTGGCCTGGATCTGAAGGAAGCTGATGCCGGCGGCCAGTCCTACATGCTGGTCAGCAAGCTGGATCTCAGCCATGCCACCACCCTGAGCGGTGGCTGGGGCTTCCCGAAGACGGGCCTCCTGATGCTGCTCCTGGGTGTGATCTTCATGAATGGCAACTGCGCCCCCGAGGAGGAGATCTGGGAGTTCCTGAGCTTGCTGGGCGTCCACGACGGGCGCAGGCACTTCATCTTTGGGGATCCCAGGAAGCTCATCACCCAAGATTTGGTGCAGGAGAAGTACTTGGAGTACCGGCGGGTGGCCCACAGCGACCCACCACGCTACGAGTTCCTCTGGGGTCCCAGGGCTCACGCCGAGACCAGCAAGATGAAAGTCCTAGAGTTTCTGGCCAAGGTCAATGACACCGTGCCCAGTGCCTTCCGCTCCCACTATGAGGAGGCTTTGCGCGATGAGGAGGAGAGGGCCCAAGCCCGAGCCGCAGCCAGGGTTGGCACCAGGGCCATGGCCAGGGCACAGCCAGGGCATGGGCAGGCCGCTGTGGGCAGTGCCTATGGCCCTTAGGGGGGTCCGAGGCAGGCTCTTCACTCTCAGGGCTGCCCACCTGCTGAGGAGGGGGGAGGTGCTGTGGCTGGAGGGGGCCCCACATGTAGCTTCTTTATGTTCCAGTTATACACAAGAAATGCGgagagtcatttttttttgtccttccaATAGAAAGTTTATGTAGAGTTAGAATTTAACTTGATGCATGAAATGGATCACATGTTTATTGTTGTTTCTTAGGTTTATGAGTAAGAGGTTTtgtcaaacaaatgaaaaatcgTTAAATCTTTTTTTGTGAGCCAAACCAAGATCACATGGCACCGGAGCAGGGGTGTTCTTGGAAATGCATGAGAAGCCCACAGGAAAATCGTGGGAATGGTGGGATAGAGCAGTCTtagtttcttttaatccttttagtCATTTGGTCagttcttgatttcctcattccTGTCAGTCTTTCAttcacaacatattaaaagatacATGCCTGGATCGACTGAGCTTATTCAAGGATGTGGAAGAAGTTAAACCATTCTGAATTCAACCTCTTGTGCACTGGCTCTTTTGTTCCCTGAACGTTGATCGAGCATGTGCCTTTCGGAGACCTTGCACGAGTGCTGGGCATGCCCAAagacccacccctgcccccagcatTCAAGAGCCTAAGAGTAGCCGGCATCGAAGTACAGTGGTGAGGTAGGCTCTCAGGCCCAGAGACCTGCTAAGGGAGGAGGTGGGAAAGGCTCCAGATGAGAGCAGTCAGGTGCAGACACCCTCCGACAAGGTGATCTGCGGCTTTGGGAGGGTGCCCGTCCCTCCTGGGCGGTGGCTGCTGGTTGGGTGGCATGGTGGCTGAGAAGAGGCTATGGGGCTGTGAGACTCGGCATGGATGGACCGAGCCTGCAGCAGAAACTGCTTTTACCAGGGACATAGGGATGATGGGTCAACCACAGACACCCCCATCCTGGGCAGCCTGTGAGGTGTCCTGGGCTCCTGTCCCCAGGCTTGGGAACACAGTGCACACCGCAGGTGTTTAGGTACATGGTGACCAGGGAGTTTTGGAGACCTAGGGGTGACGCTCCCTGGAGATAGGAAGCACGGCAGCCATGGGGGTGGCCCCCTTAGTCTCATCTGGGGGTGCCCCAGCCCACACCATTAAAAGGGCCTGCAAATTAGGCTGTCCTGTGCATCCTTTGGCAAAATGTAAGCAAGGGTTAGATTTTTGGTGGTGGTTAAATGGATGAAAACAGGTGGTTTAGAGGAAGACAGCCGGGAGGGAGGGAAGCCATTGGTGGTTGACACACATTTTAGGAGCTTTATGTCACATCTGGCTGAGGATGGCTACCTCACATTCTCATGAAATGACTTCATCTAATGGGGAAGTGCTAGTTTGGCTTGCTAAGCAGAATTTGGGCTGACCTGGTTTTCTTTGTCCTAGAATGCCACACATTCTCTAACTCCTCCtggatttagagaaaaaaaaaatttgagtgtGGTCAAAATAATAATCTGGGGTCAAAATAATGCTAGAAATAGTGGTCATTCTTTTAGATAATGGTACACATACTACATGCAATCCAAAAGTCCTGGAAGACCAAGCTTATcaaacccatttcacagatgcagAAGCTGAGGCTCCTGGAGTTTGGTaagtgtccaaggtcacacgGCTGCTAAGTGACAGGCCTGGGACAAACCCCCTGATCTGCATCCTCTAGAGCCAGCACTGTTCCGTCCCTCCCAGCTTCAGGCAGGCCTTGTGCCTCTTAATTCACATTTCTTCCTGTTACTCCAAAATGTATCTCAGGTGATAAAAAGGACTCTGTGTCCTGACTACTGGATTGGACTACACAGCCAGAGCAGGAAGAGCACCAAAATAAATGAGACGGgaatagggaaaagaaagatcCAATATGGCATCTACGTGTGCAGTGTCAGACAACCCCCAAAGGCCCGCAGCTCACAAAATCTGGCTCTGCCCCTTCCCGTAGAAAGCTAACCTGTCAGCACCCTACTTGCATGAGCCCAAGtctggctggggaggggaaggaggccaTGGGATGGCTGCCTGCCGGCTCATGCACCTCCTCCCCGGGCCCCTGCCCGGTGCGGCAGCTTCCCCATCTCACGTCACCCCCGGGACGTGACCCGTCTTCCGCAGGGTGTGCAGGAGGGCCACTGCTCCTGAGTCAGCAGGGATGTGGCCTTTCCCAGGAAGCCTTTCATCAAAGAGACAGGAGCCGAGATGAGGACCCCACGTGGGAGGACTAGGGAGACCCACACCCCAGAGTACAGGGGTGCTCTCGGGCCTAGAGGGCCCCAGGTGGGGCTGTCAGGCAGATGGTCACCGTACTCATCTTTCAGGGGTCACAGGAATGGGAGAGCCTTTGTCTAAGGTGGGGGGTCCCCAAGCCTCTGACAGATGTCCTGGGTGAGGAGCGGTGGGAGCACCAGCCCAGCTCTCAGACCTTGTTGTTGCGGAGCAGTCGTGACTGGACTCAGCTCACCCTCACTTCCAACTCGGGGGGCCTGGGAAGGTGAGAACCTTGATAAATCAGTGGCGCGCAGCCTCAGGTGAGAGAATGGTGGGTCCCAGGACTGGGCAGGTATCAAGGGGAGGGGCCGCTTCATTTATGCCTACAGGGTCGCTGGGAGATGAGCACCTTGGGATATGGAGGCAGCTCCAGTTCTGCAGGGGGCAGTGACCCAGGGCTTGGCAGCAGTCAAGGTGAGGGCCCTGCAGGAGGCTGGTGGTACTCTGCCCCCCAGAAAAGCAGAGACAGCAGGAAGTCCTAATGTCTTCCACTTGCAGCCCTGGGGAGGGTGAGGGGACAGGGGGCAGGGAGAGCAAATGACTGTGAagccttctttcatttttgtttgtttagaattttttattatttgttagaaaag is a genomic window of Choloepus didactylus isolate mChoDid1 chromosome X, mChoDid1.pri, whole genome shotgun sequence containing:
- the MAGEB17 gene encoding melanoma-associated antigen B17, coding for MPRGQKSKLRAREKCRQAQEETQSLQGAQVTAMLGEEALSSSLVPGDSPKSSPAAGPSQESWSTPSSPMPTAAVCRPRSEKEAKGPKEERPGCSRAPASTDRSHRDPLTRKAFLLLQFLLHKYKTKQPILKAEMLKIISRKYKEQFPEILKRSCKHLELVFGLDLKEADAGGQSYMLVSKLDLSHATTLSGGWGFPKTGLLMLLLGVIFMNGNCAPEEEIWEFLSLLGVHDGRRHFIFGDPRKLITQDLVQEKYLEYRRVAHSDPPRYEFLWGPRAHAETSKMKVLEFLAKVNDTVPSAFRSHYEEALRDEEERAQARAAARVGTRAMARAQPGHGQAAVGSAYGP